A part of uncultured Desulfovibrio sp. genomic DNA contains:
- a CDS encoding DUF4411 family protein, whose protein sequence is MMYIFDTCILVNANRVQFPISTNNLFWDWLVDCGKQGKIKIPESVFDEIGEGEDGLAQWIKQNKEHFFIPKDNAYTHMPAVMDAYVKVYGKDSSFPEGTLETLKADPYVVAHAKGLSASVATGELAKNGKLANYKEVKIPHVCQLLNIPCFTFIQFLWAIRADLPE, encoded by the coding sequence ATGATGTACATTTTTGATACATGCATTCTTGTTAATGCAAATCGTGTCCAGTTTCCAATATCTACAAACAATTTATTTTGGGATTGGCTAGTTGACTGTGGTAAGCAGGGAAAAATAAAAATTCCAGAATCTGTCTTCGATGAAATTGGCGAAGGTGAAGATGGACTTGCGCAGTGGATAAAACAAAACAAAGAGCATTTTTTCATTCCTAAAGACAATGCGTATACCCATATGCCAGCAGTCATGGATGCCTATGTTAAGGTTTATGGGAAAGATAGCTCATTTCCTGAGGGAACTCTTGAAACGCTAAAAGCAGACCCATATGTTGTTGCGCACGCAAAAGGACTTTCCGCTTCAGTTGCAACAGGTGAACTGGCTAAAAATGGGAAATTAGCTAACTATAAAGAGGTAAAAATTCCCCATGTTTGTCAATTACTAAATATCCCATGCTTCACATTTATCCAATTTCTTTGGGCCATACGGGCTGATCTTCCTGAATAG
- a CDS encoding phage antirepressor N-terminal domain-containing protein, protein MTSGIREDPAALTAGERHAAFFVSPQSPAIMCQLSPVTFHGDTIFCIDYQNQPYTPMRPIVENMGLDWGSQSVKLNANKERWTVAIIATVAQDGSEREMLCMPVRKLPAYLNSINPRKVRPELRAKIELYQAESDDALWNYWMHGRAERPAPQTAEAAITPDQQCTLQAIVRARVEGIPAERRGRGLYPQIWSRFNNHFRLSSYKQLPQCRMSEAVAYLTSMEIAPALPAAPEALPLYRNGCFYPPHRDRRHVPGPQEAALLALWQDWSRRAAGLRQEFMAMLRELDARRGDLFSYAVSDLGRNADTMFSPQCLLDSLFQSRTEAEQHFRQALDNASQHLRLSLNVAVALGR, encoded by the coding sequence ATGACGTCCGGTATCCGCGAGGATCCGGCAGCTCTTACGGCTGGGGAGCGTCATGCCGCCTTTTTTGTTTCTCCGCAATCCCCAGCCATCATGTGCCAGCTTTCTCCCGTCACCTTCCACGGCGACACCATCTTCTGCATCGACTACCAGAACCAGCCCTATACGCCCATGCGCCCCATTGTGGAAAACATGGGGCTTGATTGGGGTTCACAAAGCGTGAAACTCAACGCAAACAAGGAACGCTGGACTGTTGCGATAATCGCAACGGTTGCCCAGGACGGCAGCGAGCGGGAAATGCTCTGCATGCCTGTCCGCAAGCTCCCTGCCTACCTCAACAGCATCAATCCCAGAAAGGTGCGGCCGGAGCTGCGGGCAAAGATAGAACTCTACCAGGCCGAAAGCGACGACGCCCTGTGGAACTACTGGATGCACGGCCGCGCCGAACGTCCGGCCCCGCAGACGGCGGAAGCTGCCATCACACCTGACCAGCAGTGTACGTTGCAGGCCATCGTCCGGGCAAGGGTGGAGGGCATCCCGGCAGAGCGCCGCGGCAGGGGGCTGTACCCGCAGATATGGTCGCGCTTCAACAACCATTTCCGTCTGAGCAGCTACAAGCAGCTGCCCCAATGCCGCATGAGCGAGGCCGTGGCCTACCTCACCAGTATGGAGATAGCCCCGGCCCTGCCTGCTGCACCGGAAGCGCTGCCCCTGTACCGTAACGGCTGCTTCTATCCGCCGCACCGCGACCGGAGACACGTCCCCGGCCCGCAGGAGGCCGCACTGCTGGCGCTGTGGCAGGACTGGAGCCGGCGCGCGGCCGGCCTCCGGCAAGAATTCATGGCCATGCTACGGGAACTGGACGCCCGCCGCGGCGACCTGTTCAGCTACGCCGTGTCCGACCTGGGCCGCAATGCCGATACCATGTTCAGCCCGCAGTGCCTGCTGGACAGCCTGTTCCAGAGCCGCACAGAAGCCGAACAGCACTTCCGCCAGGCACTGGATAACGCCAGCCAGCACCTGCGCCTGAGCCTCAACGTGGCCGTGGCCCTGGGAAGATAG
- a CDS encoding type II toxin-antitoxin system RelB/DinJ family antitoxin — translation MPTTSMTIRMDSAVKQQAQELFAALGMDMTTAVNIFLRQAIQRQGLPFEVALNQPNRESLEALAEVREMKQHPERYKGYTDAEAMMKELLA, via the coding sequence ATGCCGACAACCAGCATGACCATTCGTATGGACAGTGCGGTCAAGCAGCAGGCCCAGGAGCTGTTTGCCGCGCTAGGCATGGATATGACCACAGCGGTCAATATCTTTTTGCGGCAGGCCATCCAGCGGCAGGGACTTCCTTTTGAGGTGGCGCTGAACCAGCCCAACCGTGAAAGCCTTGAGGCATTGGCCGAAGTCCGGGAGATGAAGCAGCATCCTGAGCGTTACAAGGGCTATACGGATGCCGAGGCCATGATGAAGGAGCTGCTCGCCTGA
- a CDS encoding type II toxin-antitoxin system YafQ family toxin: MLTIKPTTKFQKDVKRAQKRGYDMALLTEIIKQLAAGEPLPAKNRDHALSGNFAGCRECHIAPDWLLVYEIADEELVLYLLRTGTHSDLF; the protein is encoded by the coding sequence ATGCTCACCATAAAGCCTACCACCAAATTCCAGAAGGACGTGAAACGGGCGCAGAAGCGCGGCTATGACATGGCGCTGCTGACGGAGATCATCAAGCAACTGGCGGCAGGGGAGCCCCTGCCCGCAAAGAACCGGGATCATGCCCTGTCCGGCAACTTTGCCGGATGCCGTGAATGCCATATCGCGCCGGACTGGCTGCTGGTGTACGAGATCGCAGATGAGGAGCTTGTCCTCTATCTGCTGCGGACAGGTACGCACAGCGACTTGTTCTGA
- a CDS encoding PD-(D/E)XK nuclease family protein, whose amino-acid sequence METITIRASSLPELFDCPARWEAKHIRGLRLPKSGAAQLGTAVHAGTALYDQSRLDGSSLTADEAAGAVADAIHRPEEDVDWGEDSQSEAERIGIALHTLYCRDIAPKQQYVAVEATCEALHITDIGLTLTGTTDRITVDAVGDLGIADIKTGKSAVSADGTVSTGRHAAQIAVYELLAGAAIGRPITAPAEIIGLQVAKTDKGRRAAVGVITGARELLVGTEEQPGLLQMAVRMIRSGDFYGNPKSQTCTEKYCPVFHGCRWRR is encoded by the coding sequence ATGGAAACCATAACCATCCGGGCGTCCAGCCTGCCTGAACTGTTCGACTGCCCGGCCAGGTGGGAGGCCAAGCATATTCGTGGCCTGCGTCTGCCCAAGTCCGGCGCGGCCCAGCTGGGCACGGCAGTTCATGCCGGCACGGCCCTTTACGACCAGTCCCGTCTTGATGGCAGCAGTCTCACGGCAGACGAGGCTGCCGGCGCCGTGGCCGACGCCATCCACCGTCCGGAAGAGGACGTGGACTGGGGCGAAGACTCCCAGTCCGAAGCTGAGCGCATCGGCATTGCCCTGCATACCCTCTACTGCCGGGACATCGCCCCGAAACAGCAGTACGTGGCCGTGGAGGCCACCTGCGAGGCCCTGCACATTACCGACATCGGCCTGACGCTCACCGGAACCACCGACCGCATCACGGTGGATGCCGTCGGCGACCTCGGCATCGCGGACATCAAGACCGGCAAAAGCGCCGTGTCGGCTGACGGCACGGTATCCACCGGGCGTCATGCCGCCCAGATCGCCGTCTACGAGCTGCTGGCCGGCGCCGCCATCGGTCGGCCCATCACCGCCCCTGCCGAGATCATCGGCCTACAGGTGGCCAAGACGGACAAGGGCCGCCGCGCCGCCGTGGGCGTCATCACCGGCGCTCGCGAGCTGCTGGTGGGCACGGAAGAACAGCCCGGCCTGCTCCAGATGGCCGTCCGCATGATCCGCAGCGGCGACTTTTACGGCAATCCCAAATCCCAGACCTGTACCGAAAAATATTGTCCGGTGTTCCATGGATGCCGGTGGAGGAGATGA
- a CDS encoding XRE family transcriptional regulator: MVSSHSVPANPTILRWAREDAGLSLEEAADRAKIHPLKPRGQKPGVTPAERLQSIESGEHPLSSTLLKALAKAYRRPEITFFLPIPPHKEEFLADFRTVDSRPHTADSPEFSALKRRIISLHKALKDIAEAEEEVPLAFVNSETSNSSVSSVVAAIRSVLGPDPRKVSKIRDEAEFFKALREQAQHAGIYVILLGDLGSHHSAIPLEEFRGMCIADSLVPMIIINPNDTLKARVFSLLHEICHIFIGATGYCNGDGVIKSHYDRFQETFCNAVAAEYLVPENELIKEKFQEPLMQSIDKIAKKFKVSSIVIARRAKDINKITHTDYAYVVQTCIERAQSLRNDVRGGPDANTVMAFHFGKKLVSTLINAASNGYIGFNDASSLLGISVARLEKVAR; encoded by the coding sequence ATGGTTTCTTCCCATTCTGTTCCTGCCAATCCGACTATTCTCCGCTGGGCTCGGGAGGATGCGGGACTTTCTCTTGAAGAAGCCGCCGACCGAGCTAAAATCCATCCTCTTAAACCACGAGGACAAAAACCTGGAGTAACGCCTGCAGAGCGCCTTCAGTCTATCGAGTCTGGAGAGCACCCCCTTTCCAGCACTTTGTTAAAAGCTCTGGCTAAAGCTTACCGGCGCCCAGAAATCACTTTTTTTCTCCCGATCCCTCCGCATAAGGAAGAATTCTTAGCAGATTTTCGCACAGTAGATTCTAGGCCGCACACTGCAGATTCTCCTGAGTTTTCAGCACTTAAGCGTCGTATTATCTCTTTACACAAGGCTTTGAAAGATATTGCAGAAGCTGAAGAGGAAGTTCCTCTTGCCTTCGTTAATTCCGAGACAAGTAACTCTTCTGTGTCTAGCGTAGTTGCCGCCATACGGTCTGTGCTTGGGCCAGATCCTCGCAAAGTCTCTAAAATCCGTGATGAAGCTGAGTTTTTTAAAGCCCTTCGAGAGCAAGCTCAGCATGCTGGAATCTACGTTATTCTTCTTGGCGATCTAGGAAGCCATCATTCTGCAATTCCACTAGAAGAATTTCGTGGAATGTGTATTGCAGACTCTTTGGTTCCTATGATTATTATTAATCCAAATGATACTCTCAAGGCGCGAGTTTTTTCTCTTTTGCATGAAATATGTCATATTTTTATTGGAGCTACAGGCTATTGCAATGGTGATGGGGTAATTAAATCTCATTATGATAGATTCCAAGAAACTTTTTGCAATGCAGTTGCGGCGGAGTATCTTGTTCCTGAGAACGAACTAATTAAAGAAAAATTTCAAGAGCCGCTAATGCAATCTATTGATAAGATTGCAAAAAAATTTAAAGTGAGTTCTATAGTTATTGCGAGACGCGCAAAAGATATCAACAAGATAACACATACTGATTATGCTTATGTAGTACAAACTTGTATTGAGCGCGCTCAATCTCTTAGAAACGATGTACGTGGTGGACCAGATGCAAATACTGTTATGGCCTTTCATTTTGGTAAAAAACTTGTTTCGACATTGATAAATGCTGCAAGCAATGGGTATATAGGATTTAATGATGCATCTTCTTTGTTAGGTATATCTGTCGCAAGACTGGAGAAGGTGGCACGATGA